One Verrucomicrobiia bacterium genomic region harbors:
- the tpiA gene encoding triose-phosphate isomerase, translated as MNKERKLIIAGNWKMNKTVAEGLDLVRGLKIELANVKEVDIVVCPPFTALCEVSKAILDSNIRLGAQNMSEHNVGAFTGEIAAVMLKEFSVRYVILGHSERRQYQKESDALIAKKAQAVHTAALKPIICVGETLQEREEGKTEAVLDRQVRGSLAGLTREQMAESILAYEPVWAIGTGKTATTAQAQEAHAFIRSLLVKIFHETVARRARIQYGGSVKPSNARELMSQPDVDGALVGGASLEARSFADIIKSSI; from the coding sequence ATGAATAAAGAACGAAAGCTGATCATTGCGGGCAATTGGAAGATGAACAAGACCGTGGCCGAAGGGCTGGACCTGGTGCGCGGCCTGAAGATTGAGCTGGCAAACGTGAAGGAAGTCGATATCGTGGTCTGCCCGCCCTTTACGGCCCTGTGTGAAGTGTCCAAAGCCATTCTCGATTCCAACATCCGGCTGGGCGCCCAGAACATGAGCGAACATAACGTCGGGGCTTTCACTGGCGAGATCGCCGCCGTCATGCTCAAAGAATTCTCCGTCCGATACGTCATTCTCGGTCACTCCGAACGGCGGCAGTACCAGAAAGAAAGCGACGCGCTCATAGCGAAAAAGGCGCAGGCGGTCCACACCGCGGCGCTTAAACCGATCATTTGCGTCGGGGAAACCCTCCAGGAACGGGAAGAGGGCAAAACCGAAGCGGTTCTCGATAGGCAGGTCCGGGGCAGCCTGGCCGGGTTGACCCGCGAGCAGATGGCCGAAAGCATTCTGGCCTATGAACCGGTCTGGGCCATCGGCACGGGCAAAACCGCCACCACGGCCCAAGCCCAGGAAGCCCACGCGTTTATTCGTAGTTTATTGGTCAAAATCTTCCACGAAACAGTTGCCCGGCGCGCCCGAATCCAATATGGTGGCAGTGTCAAACCGTCCAATGCGCGTGAATTGATGAGCCAGCCGGACGTGGATGGCGCCCTGGTAGGCGGAGCTTCCTTGGAAGCGCGCAGCTTTGCGGATATAATCAAAAGCTCGATTTAA
- a CDS encoding Ig domain-containing protein, protein MATWLCFQPLCSMAAVSVGITPSIISNTYSAPITLQIKGLTAGDTVVVQKFIDANTNGVLDSRDPLWQQFSLTDGQATVIGGVTNFNVPGDTDNVSGQITAQLYLQNDFSQTLVGKYLFVVSSPAGHFTPLTNSFSITNFGFAQKFTGKVMNNGTNVPYASVLLFQPSSGGGGGGGGMNPQGGAVADLSGDYTIKAPPGTYALVPLSFNFVSSVGSAPNFTLSSGQTLVTNLSNSFITATQSISGKLVDANNSSLGIPGVLMALESSNSFLAVSSTDTNGNFNVPVVADQWKVQPSEQSLDTHGYLASQNKLNVSTASGSVSGLSIALPKATALFYGTVKDNSGNPLTHVQLYSSDQVTGNYQDNGVYTDPNGNYVALALAGTWRIGVSSDSNPAFANYIFSQGTQTNVSAGQAIQNNFTAIVATNQITGNVQFNGNPVSSVQEFAYATINGTFYQAQADTDSSGNYALNVPNGAWSVNVNCQGGNNSLDSILGSGNYQCPSTQSVNITNNNGVANFIVQPCNGVQISTTSLQNGQVNTYYSVFLNGSSCSGNLTWSVNDPQNFPPGLTLGSNGQIFGTPSTAGTYNFSVNANDNNGHSANQGLSLMIIGTPLQVTSSFLLNATNGISYNQTLQASGGTPPYNWSIPSFSAPLPPNLTLGSNGVLSGTPTTNGTFYFDVIVTDTVNNSVEKDGLVLNVVNPPPAALVITNNSLPNGNVGALYNAQLAVTGGQPPYYWSLAIGSANPPPGLVINPNGFISGTPTSSGLFSFKVQATDVNSSSTNKVFAVLINPRPILLFSGWQANHLQMQLIGGSNQNYTIQATTNVSVPNWVLLVVTNSPTASSFIVTDPNPTNSQRFYRALIGP, encoded by the coding sequence GTGGCAACATGGCTTTGCTTCCAGCCGCTTTGCTCGATGGCAGCCGTTTCCGTTGGCATCACGCCGTCGATCATCAGCAATACCTACAGCGCGCCAATCACGCTGCAAATCAAAGGCTTAACGGCAGGTGACACCGTGGTCGTTCAGAAATTCATCGATGCCAATACCAATGGCGTGTTGGATAGCAGGGACCCTTTGTGGCAGCAATTTAGTCTCACCGATGGACAGGCCACCGTCATTGGCGGCGTCACGAATTTCAATGTGCCTGGCGATACGGACAACGTGTCCGGACAAATCACTGCCCAGTTGTACCTGCAAAATGACTTTTCCCAAACCCTCGTTGGGAAGTACCTTTTTGTCGTTTCCAGTCCGGCTGGTCATTTCACCCCGCTGACTAATTCTTTCAGCATTACCAATTTTGGATTTGCCCAAAAGTTTACTGGCAAGGTCATGAACAACGGGACGAACGTTCCGTATGCCTCTGTATTGCTTTTTCAACCGTCAAGCGGTGGTGGCGGTGGCGGTGGCGGAATGAACCCCCAGGGCGGTGCGGTGGCTGACCTTTCAGGGGATTATACGATTAAGGCGCCGCCAGGAACTTATGCCTTGGTCCCCTTGAGTTTCAATTTCGTTTCGAGCGTTGGCAGCGCGCCCAATTTTACCCTGAGCAGTGGCCAAACCCTCGTCACAAATCTCAGCAATAGCTTTATTACAGCGACGCAAAGCATCTCGGGCAAACTGGTGGATGCGAATAATTCGAGCCTGGGCATACCCGGCGTGTTGATGGCGCTGGAATCATCCAACAGTTTTCTGGCGGTCAGTTCCACGGATACCAATGGGAATTTCAACGTGCCGGTCGTAGCGGATCAGTGGAAGGTTCAGCCATCGGAACAGTCGCTGGACACCCATGGCTATTTGGCCTCGCAAAACAAGTTAAACGTCAGCACAGCATCCGGCAGCGTCTCGGGCCTCAGCATCGCTTTGCCCAAGGCCACCGCCCTGTTTTATGGGACAGTGAAGGACAATTCGGGCAATCCTCTGACACACGTTCAACTCTATTCCTCAGACCAGGTTACCGGCAACTACCAAGATAATGGGGTTTACACTGATCCGAACGGCAATTATGTGGCGCTGGCGCTGGCGGGGACCTGGCGGATAGGCGTTTCCAGCGATAGCAATCCTGCATTTGCCAATTACATTTTCTCCCAGGGCACCCAAACAAACGTAAGCGCGGGACAGGCCATTCAAAACAATTTCACCGCTATCGTGGCCACAAACCAGATTACAGGGAACGTCCAATTTAACGGCAACCCTGTTTCATCTGTTCAGGAGTTTGCGTACGCAACCATCAATGGAACATTCTATCAGGCCCAGGCAGATACGGACAGCAGCGGCAACTATGCGCTGAACGTCCCGAACGGGGCCTGGAGCGTGAATGTGAACTGCCAGGGGGGAAACAACAGCCTGGATAGCATTCTGGGGAGCGGCAATTACCAGTGCCCGAGCACCCAAAGCGTCAATATCACTAACAACAACGGCGTTGCCAATTTCATCGTTCAACCCTGCAACGGCGTTCAAATCAGCACCACGTCATTGCAAAACGGACAGGTGAATACCTATTATAGCGTTTTCCTGAACGGCTCCAGTTGCAGCGGCAACTTGACTTGGTCCGTGAACGACCCGCAGAATTTCCCGCCCGGCCTGACTCTGGGCTCGAACGGCCAGATTTTTGGCACTCCCAGTACGGCAGGGACCTACAATTTTTCGGTGAATGCCAATGATAATAATGGCCATTCCGCCAACCAGGGTCTTTCGTTGATGATCATTGGCACTCCCTTGCAAGTGACCTCCTCATTCCTGCTCAACGCAACCAACGGCATCTCTTATAACCAGACCCTTCAAGCCTCCGGCGGAACGCCTCCTTACAATTGGTCCATCCCAAGCTTTTCCGCCCCGCTACCGCCGAATTTAACCCTGGGAAGCAATGGCGTCCTTTCCGGCACGCCAACCACAAACGGCACATTTTATTTCGACGTGATCGTCACGGACACCGTCAACAATTCAGTCGAAAAAGACGGCCTGGTGCTGAACGTGGTCAATCCGCCGCCGGCGGCATTGGTGATCACAAATAATTCACTGCCCAATGGGAATGTTGGCGCGCTCTATAACGCGCAACTGGCCGTGACTGGCGGGCAACCACCTTACTACTGGTCCCTGGCGATTGGATCGGCCAATCCGCCGCCCGGCCTTGTAATTAATCCCAACGGCTTTATCTCCGGCACGCCGACAAGCAGTGGCCTCTTCTCCTTCAAAGTTCAGGCGACTGATGTCAATTCGTCCTCGACCAACAAAGTCTTTGCCGTTTTGATCAATCCAAGGCCCATTCTGCTGTTCTCGGGCTGGCAGGCAAACCACTTGCAGATGCAGCTTATCGGCGGCTCAAACCAGAACTACACAATCCAGGCAACAACTAACGTGAGCGTTCCGAATTGGGTTTTGCTTGTCGTGACCAACAGCCCCACAGCCAGTTCCTTCATCGTGACCGATCCCAATCCCACGAACTCACAACGCTTTTATCGCGCGCTGATTGGACCGTAG
- a CDS encoding tetratricopeptide repeat protein: protein MKNSNQERAGWLCLLLLLVGGFCLATNLSLWFRTWRGNRAGAANLMAVALGDARRMFANHFFVKADAYFHSGFYPTVYDNVQSYQTPHIAEDSGAMEGKNTGDETTFLGAPRNWIDRFGRQFFPSSHTHLTEGGANGEEKEGEVQEILPWMKLSAELDPKRVETYTVTSYWLRRIGKLNEAEAFLRDGLRENPGDPQLLFDLGRLYFEFKHDPERARNILEAGLRNLEASPDKDSEDNKFIAEQILGYLAKLEEQSNHPQKAIALLERLKPLSPTPDSIQKWIDSLKQPVAANRPQ from the coding sequence ATGAAGAATTCCAACCAGGAACGAGCCGGCTGGCTTTGCCTGCTGCTTCTGCTTGTGGGGGGCTTCTGTCTGGCAACGAATCTGAGTTTGTGGTTCCGGACATGGCGCGGCAACCGGGCCGGGGCGGCTAACCTGATGGCGGTGGCATTGGGCGACGCCCGGCGCATGTTTGCCAATCATTTTTTCGTCAAAGCCGACGCTTATTTCCACAGCGGTTTTTACCCAACAGTTTATGACAACGTTCAATCCTATCAAACGCCCCACATCGCCGAGGACTCCGGCGCGATGGAAGGCAAGAACACCGGCGACGAAACAACGTTCCTGGGAGCCCCTCGCAATTGGATAGACCGGTTCGGCCGGCAGTTCTTTCCTTCGTCTCACACCCACTTAACTGAAGGCGGGGCCAACGGCGAGGAGAAGGAAGGAGAGGTCCAGGAGATTCTGCCATGGATGAAGCTCTCTGCCGAACTGGACCCCAAACGGGTCGAGACTTATACCGTCACCTCGTATTGGTTGCGGCGAATAGGCAAATTGAACGAGGCCGAGGCATTTCTGCGGGATGGCCTGCGTGAGAATCCGGGCGACCCCCAACTGCTCTTCGATTTAGGCCGGCTTTACTTCGAATTCAAACACGACCCCGAGCGCGCCCGCAATATCTTGGAAGCGGGCCTGAGGAACCTGGAGGCATCACCCGATAAAGACTCGGAGGACAACAAGTTCATTGCTGAGCAGATTCTCGGGTACCTGGCGAAACTCGAGGAGCAATCCAATCATCCCCAAAAAGCCATCGCCTTGCTCGAACGGCTCAAGCCTCTCTCACCCACCCCGGACTCGATCCAGAAGTGGATCGACTCCCTAAAACAACCCGTGGCTGCAAACAGGCCGCAATAG
- a CDS encoding 3-phosphoglycerate dehydrogenase produces MKTLIADKFSQKHVERLKGLGCEVTYEPSVKSADLPRLVASYKILVVRGKQVTAEALKASDQLALVLRAGAGVNTIDVKAASARGVFVSNCPGKNSVAVAELVFGLLLAIDRRIPENVAALRAHQWNKKEFSRADGLLGKTLGVVGVGQIGREVIKRAHAFGLPVIAWSRSLSDKTAEELGVERGADVDEVFRRADIVSLHVALKPETRKLVNAARLALMKPGAILINTARGEVVDQEALRAALEAGQLRAGLDVFDPEPGEGSGPFAEPLLDLPNLYGTHHIGASTEQAQDAIAEEAIRIIETFVRSGVVLNCVNLASRTPAKCQLVVRHYDRVGVLAFVMDQVRRAGINIEEVQNVIFEGAAAASCRIQLSHEPATELLVSIGKGNPDIIGLDVLKLGP; encoded by the coding sequence ATGAAAACCCTCATTGCGGATAAATTCTCGCAGAAACACGTCGAAAGACTCAAGGGCTTGGGTTGCGAGGTAACCTACGAACCTTCTGTTAAATCAGCGGACCTGCCCCGCCTTGTAGCCTCTTACAAAATCCTGGTCGTGCGCGGCAAACAAGTGACAGCCGAGGCGCTCAAGGCCTCGGACCAATTGGCCCTGGTGCTCCGGGCCGGCGCCGGGGTCAATACCATCGATGTGAAAGCCGCCAGCGCTCGGGGCGTGTTCGTCAGTAATTGCCCGGGAAAAAATTCCGTGGCGGTGGCGGAGTTGGTCTTCGGGCTACTGCTGGCAATTGACCGGCGGATTCCAGAAAACGTGGCCGCCCTGCGCGCCCATCAATGGAATAAAAAGGAATTCTCGCGCGCCGACGGGCTTTTGGGCAAAACGCTTGGGGTGGTAGGAGTGGGCCAGATTGGGCGCGAGGTGATCAAGCGCGCGCATGCCTTTGGATTGCCGGTCATCGCCTGGTCGCGTTCGCTTTCGGATAAGACGGCTGAGGAATTAGGAGTGGAACGCGGCGCGGACGTGGATGAGGTGTTCCGCCGGGCGGACATCGTCTCGCTGCACGTCGCGCTCAAACCGGAGACTCGCAAGCTGGTGAACGCCGCGCGCCTGGCGCTGATGAAACCGGGGGCGATATTGATCAATACCGCACGAGGCGAAGTGGTTGACCAGGAGGCGTTGCGGGCAGCGCTCGAGGCCGGCCAGTTGCGCGCGGGTCTGGATGTGTTTGATCCCGAGCCGGGCGAGGGCAGCGGACCGTTTGCCGAGCCGCTCCTGGATTTGCCAAACCTTTACGGCACGCATCACATCGGCGCCTCAACCGAACAAGCGCAGGATGCAATCGCTGAGGAAGCCATCCGCATTATCGAGACGTTTGTCCGGAGCGGTGTGGTGCTGAATTGCGTCAACCTTGCCAGCCGGACTCCAGCCAAGTGCCAGCTCGTGGTGCGCCATTACGACCGGGTTGGCGTGCTGGCATTCGTGATGGACCAAGTTCGCCGGGCGGGAATCAATATCGAGGAGGTGCAGAACGTGATTTTCGAAGGAGCGGCGGCGGCCAGTTGCCGCATCCAGCTCAGTCACGAGCCAGCCACTGAGCTGCTGGTTTCGATAGGAAAAGGCAACCCGGACATTATCGGGCTGGATGTGCTCAAGCTTGGGCCGTAG
- a CDS encoding ABC transporter permease subunit, with the protein MNTVLAIAGVVIKEIVRRKDFYVLFFLTALITLVMGSVNFFHDSHIVRYLKEICLLLIWICSLVIAITTTARQIPMERESRTIFPLLAKPVTRTQVLLGKFLGCWLACGFALLAFYLFFGVVAMSKEHEWPLANYFQAITLHWIMLGVVIAMTLLGSLIFTAPSSNMTISLFAIVFILLLGRHLDTVAMQLSEPGRSLLQALFFTIPHLEFFDLRDLVIHNWPSVHWLVCVEAIGYAAIYGVFFLLASCLLFRRKALN; encoded by the coding sequence ATGAACACCGTCTTGGCCATCGCCGGAGTTGTCATCAAAGAAATCGTGCGCCGCAAGGACTTTTATGTCCTGTTCTTTCTCACCGCCCTTATCACCCTGGTGATGGGGTCGGTCAATTTCTTTCACGACAGCCATATTGTGCGCTATCTAAAGGAAATCTGCCTGCTCCTCATCTGGATTTGCTCGCTGGTCATCGCCATTACGACCACCGCCCGGCAGATTCCCATGGAACGCGAAAGCCGCACCATCTTTCCCCTGCTGGCCAAACCCGTGACGCGCACGCAGGTGTTGCTGGGCAAATTTCTTGGCTGCTGGCTCGCCTGCGGCTTTGCGTTGCTGGCGTTTTACCTCTTTTTCGGCGTGGTCGCCATGTCCAAGGAACACGAATGGCCCTTGGCGAATTACTTCCAAGCCATAACGCTGCATTGGATTATGCTGGGAGTCGTCATTGCCATGACTTTGCTCGGCTCGCTTATCTTCACCGCTCCTTCATCCAATATGACCATCTCGCTTTTCGCGATTGTCTTTATTCTCCTGCTGGGGCGGCACCTGGACACAGTGGCCATGCAGCTTTCCGAACCTGGCCGGAGCCTGCTGCAGGCGCTGTTCTTCACCATCCCGCACTTGGAGTTTTTTGATTTGCGCGATTTGGTCATCCACAACTGGCCTTCGGTTCATTGGCTTGTGTGCGTGGAGGCCATCGGGTACGCCGCCATTTACGGCGTATTCTTTTTGCTGGCGTCGTGCCTGTTATTCCGGCGCAAAGCGCTCAACTGA
- the secG gene encoding preprotein translocase subunit SecG, producing the protein MGFIIGLLTLVMVLDCVILVLLVLIQLPKKEAGAGLAFGGAASDALFGAGSGNVLTKITKYAAAVFFALAIALALIQARRTTSTFEQRLEQPVGAGALPPASQQAPSGATTPTPPGKPPVQLTATNLNLLTPTTESSNAAPAATNAPAAK; encoded by the coding sequence ATGGGTTTTATTATAGGTCTTTTAACGTTGGTGATGGTGCTGGATTGCGTGATCCTGGTGCTGTTGGTCCTCATCCAGCTCCCGAAAAAGGAGGCTGGCGCCGGTTTGGCCTTTGGCGGCGCGGCCAGTGACGCCCTCTTTGGCGCAGGCTCGGGCAATGTCCTGACCAAAATTACCAAATACGCGGCGGCTGTCTTTTTCGCCCTGGCAATCGCGCTGGCGCTTATACAGGCCCGGCGCACCACCAGCACTTTCGAGCAGCGGCTCGAGCAACCCGTCGGAGCGGGCGCCCTGCCCCCGGCTTCTCAGCAGGCCCCAAGCGGCGCCACCACGCCAACGCCACCCGGCAAACCGCCTGTCCAGCTCACCGCCACCAATCTCAACTTGCTGACCCCAACCACCGAAAGCTCCAATGCCGCGCCTGCCGCGACAAATGCCCCTGCCGCTAAATAG
- a CDS encoding phosphoglycerate kinase, with protein MPKLTVKDLKVRGKRVLVRVDYNVPLEEKAGQMLITDATRIVETLPTLRLLIERGAKLILAAHLGRPKGKREPSMSLRPVAARLADMLGRPVAFVDDCIGEKVEKTVGVMQPGDVVLLENVRYYNEEEANDKPFAEKLAKLAELYVNDAFGAAHRAHASTEGVARVIAQRGGQCAAGLLMERELKFLGDELDKPARPFVVILGGAKVSDKIQVIDRLLEKADTLLIGGAMAYTFRLAQGYQTGKSLVEADKAQIAKAALAKAQQRGVKFLLPLDDVVADPVKTDKLDKKGKPVIEYQSVRVNGELDCPANAAGLDIGPKTILAYTAEIAHAKTILWNGPMGLFEDSRFAEGTNAVARAVAEVTQKHGAKSIIGGGDSVKALNKAKLGDKVTFMSTGGGASLEFLEGRALPGVAALSEK; from the coding sequence ATGCCAAAACTAACTGTCAAAGATTTGAAGGTGCGCGGCAAACGCGTCTTGGTGCGCGTCGATTATAATGTCCCCCTCGAAGAAAAAGCCGGCCAGATGCTCATCACCGACGCCACCCGCATCGTGGAAACACTCCCCACGCTCCGGCTGCTGATCGAGCGAGGCGCAAAGCTCATCCTGGCCGCCCACCTTGGCCGGCCTAAAGGCAAGCGGGAACCCTCGATGTCCCTACGGCCTGTAGCGGCTCGCCTGGCCGACATGCTGGGCCGGCCCGTTGCCTTTGTCGATGATTGCATTGGTGAGAAGGTCGAAAAGACCGTGGGCGTCATGCAACCCGGAGACGTTGTCCTGCTCGAAAACGTGCGTTATTACAATGAGGAAGAGGCGAATGACAAACCATTCGCTGAAAAGCTGGCCAAGCTCGCCGAGCTCTATGTGAACGACGCCTTCGGGGCCGCCCACCGCGCGCATGCCTCGACAGAAGGAGTGGCCCGCGTGATTGCCCAACGCGGCGGCCAATGCGCTGCCGGCCTGTTAATGGAACGCGAATTGAAATTCCTCGGTGATGAACTCGATAAACCGGCCCGGCCATTCGTCGTCATCCTCGGCGGGGCAAAGGTTTCCGATAAAATTCAGGTCATCGATCGGTTGCTCGAAAAGGCCGACACCCTGCTGATCGGCGGGGCCATGGCCTATACCTTCAGGCTGGCACAAGGTTATCAAACGGGCAAATCGCTCGTCGAAGCCGATAAAGCCCAAATCGCCAAAGCCGCCCTCGCCAAAGCCCAGCAACGAGGCGTCAAATTCCTGCTGCCACTCGATGATGTGGTGGCTGACCCGGTCAAAACGGACAAGCTCGATAAGAAGGGCAAACCGGTTATCGAATACCAGAGCGTCCGCGTGAACGGGGAGCTGGATTGCCCGGCGAATGCTGCAGGCTTGGATATCGGGCCCAAAACAATCCTGGCCTACACAGCCGAGATTGCCCACGCCAAAACCATTTTGTGGAACGGGCCGATGGGGTTGTTCGAGGACAGCCGGTTTGCCGAAGGCACCAACGCCGTCGCCCGCGCCGTGGCCGAGGTCACGCAAAAGCACGGCGCCAAAAGCATTATCGGCGGCGGCGACAGCGTCAAAGCCCTCAACAAAGCCAAACTGGGGGACAAAGTCACTTTCATGAGCACGGGCGGAGGGGCCAGTCTCGAATTTCTTGAAGGCCGCGCCCTTCCGGGTGTTGCGGCCCTTTCCGAAAAGTGA
- a CDS encoding ABC transporter ATP-binding protein gives MSASLTIEPLKSATLPKLESAWAAMPEPILRIENLCVEYRNRGSGSPIKRAVNGLNLSVEPGEVFGFLGPNGAGKTTTMNVLLGFTPATSGDAYLFGTTVREPIARQRIGYLPELTYYYKFLSAEELLRFYARIFKIPKAETERRIDAVLKLVELDHARKRQIKTYSKGMQQRAGLAQALINNPDLLILDEPTSGLDPIGRMKVREIIQRLKSEGKTVFFSSHELGEVETVCDRVAILHQGELKAEGRVRDLVAQHQCNLEQVFLRVVGFQQ, from the coding sequence ATGAGCGCCAGTTTAACCATAGAACCGCTTAAAAGTGCCACGTTACCGAAGCTTGAATCCGCATGGGCAGCGATGCCCGAGCCGATTCTGAGAATTGAGAACCTTTGCGTCGAATACCGCAATCGAGGCTCCGGTTCCCCAATAAAGCGCGCCGTCAATGGCCTGAACCTGTCGGTCGAGCCCGGCGAGGTATTCGGATTCCTTGGCCCAAACGGGGCGGGGAAGACCACGACGATGAATGTGCTATTGGGCTTTACCCCGGCAACGAGCGGGGATGCCTATTTATTTGGCACGACTGTTCGGGAACCGATCGCCCGCCAGCGCATCGGCTATCTTCCGGAGCTGACTTATTATTACAAATTCTTGAGCGCCGAGGAGCTGCTCCGCTTTTATGCGCGCATCTTTAAGATACCCAAAGCCGAGACGGAGCGCCGGATTGATGCAGTGCTGAAATTGGTAGAATTGGACCATGCCCGCAAACGGCAGATCAAGACCTACTCGAAGGGCATGCAGCAGCGCGCCGGGTTGGCCCAGGCACTCATCAACAATCCGGACCTGCTCATTCTGGACGAGCCGACCAGTGGGCTGGACCCCATTGGCCGCATGAAGGTGCGCGAGATCATTCAACGGCTCAAAAGCGAAGGCAAAACGGTTTTCTTTTCCTCACACGAGCTGGGTGAGGTCGAGACCGTTTGCGACCGCGTCGCTATCCTGCACCAGGGCGAACTCAAGGCGGAAGGCCGTGTCCGGGACCTGGTGGCGCAACATCAGTGCAACCTCGAGCAGGTGTTCCTGCGTGTCGTTGGCTTTCAACAATAA
- a CDS encoding sugar kinase, with the protein MAVFNIKPADSCRFDLVALGEVMLRLDPGEGRVRTARHFQVWEGGGEYNVARGLRRCFGLRTALCTAFADNDVGRLLEDFILQGGVAPDFIQWTPYDGVGRTARNGLNFTERGFGVRGAVGIPDRGHTAASQLKPGDFDWNHIFHQPGARWFHTGGIFAGLSDTTALLALEAVQAARKHGTIVSYDLNYRPSLWKSIGGQQRAQEVNREIAKHVDVMLGNEEDFSVCLGFAVEGMNERLTRLDLNAFKRMIRQAVQTYPNFKVLATSLRSVISATRNHWGAICWADGRFYQAPHRKGIEILDRVGGGDSFASGLIYGLMQFNDPQKAIEYGAAHGALAMTTPGDSSTASLREVEALVAGAAPRVQR; encoded by the coding sequence ATGGCCGTTTTCAACATCAAACCTGCGGATTCCTGCCGATTCGATTTGGTTGCCTTGGGAGAAGTCATGCTCCGGCTCGACCCGGGCGAAGGCCGCGTGCGCACCGCCCGCCACTTCCAGGTTTGGGAAGGCGGCGGTGAATACAATGTAGCCCGCGGGCTGCGCCGCTGTTTCGGGCTGCGAACCGCTTTATGCACGGCCTTTGCCGATAATGATGTAGGGCGATTGCTCGAGGACTTCATCCTGCAGGGAGGGGTAGCTCCCGATTTTATCCAATGGACCCCTTATGACGGTGTTGGACGCACGGCGCGCAACGGGTTGAATTTTACCGAGCGCGGCTTTGGCGTGCGCGGAGCCGTGGGCATCCCCGACCGCGGCCACACCGCTGCCAGCCAGCTTAAGCCGGGCGATTTCGATTGGAACCACATCTTCCACCAGCCCGGCGCGCGCTGGTTCCACACCGGCGGAATCTTCGCAGGGCTTAGCGACACCACCGCCCTGCTGGCTCTTGAAGCCGTCCAGGCGGCGCGGAAACATGGCACGATTGTCTCTTACGACCTCAACTACCGGCCATCGCTGTGGAAAAGCATCGGTGGACAACAACGCGCTCAGGAGGTCAATCGGGAGATAGCCAAACATGTAGATGTCATGCTGGGCAATGAAGAGGATTTTAGCGTCTGCCTCGGTTTTGCTGTCGAAGGGATGAATGAAAGGCTGACCCGGCTGGACCTGAATGCCTTCAAGAGGATGATTCGCCAGGCCGTTCAGACCTATCCCAACTTTAAGGTCCTCGCGACATCGCTGCGCTCTGTGATTTCCGCCACGCGCAATCATTGGGGCGCTATTTGCTGGGCCGATGGCCGCTTCTACCAGGCGCCCCATCGCAAGGGCATCGAGATTCTGGACCGGGTAGGTGGCGGGGACAGCTTTGCCAGCGGCCTCATTTATGGCCTGATGCAGTTTAATGACCCGCAGAAGGCAATCGAGTACGGGGCGGCCCATGGCGCGCTGGCCATGACCACCCCGGGGGATAGCTCGACGGCCTCACTCAGAGAAGTGGAAGCGCTGGTAGCTGGCGCCGCCCCGCGCGTACAACGTTGA
- a CDS encoding pseudouridine synthase: protein MLLAFHKPYSVLSQFTSDGSPNRTLAEFGFPRRVYPLGRLDADSEGLLLLSDEAGLNTELLQPRRGHQREYWAQVERAPLAESLKRLEGGLRLQGRKTLACRAWILEPQPLVSSREPPIRFRKTVPTCWIGLELVEGKNRQVRRMTAAIGHPTLRLIRVRIGRFWLGDLAPGSWRELDLAERALCMG from the coding sequence ATGCTCCTCGCCTTCCACAAACCCTACAGTGTCCTGTCGCAGTTCACCTCGGACGGTTCACCCAACCGCACCTTGGCTGAGTTTGGATTTCCCAGGCGGGTCTATCCATTAGGAAGGCTGGATGCGGATTCAGAGGGGCTGCTTTTGCTGAGCGACGAAGCAGGATTGAACACAGAGCTTCTTCAGCCGCGCCGAGGTCATCAACGCGAATATTGGGCGCAGGTCGAAAGAGCCCCTTTGGCTGAGTCATTAAAGCGGCTCGAGGGTGGACTGCGTCTGCAAGGGCGCAAGACCCTGGCATGCAGGGCGTGGATACTGGAGCCGCAGCCGCTTGTGTCGTCGCGCGAGCCGCCGATAAGGTTTCGTAAGACAGTGCCCACCTGCTGGATTGGATTGGAGCTTGTCGAAGGCAAAAACCGCCAAGTGCGCCGGATGACTGCCGCCATCGGCCATCCAACGCTGCGTCTGATCCGGGTGCGCATCGGGAGGTTCTGGCTTGGTGACCTTGCCCCAGGAAGCTGGCGCGAACTGGACCTGGCCGAACGTGCCCTCTGTATGGGATGA